A DNA window from Ornithinimicrobium humiphilum contains the following coding sequences:
- a CDS encoding flavin-containing monooxygenase has translation MTQTLPTTTEATDPQSRVDAWFAAFEEALTAGDVERASEMFAPTSFWRDLVSFTWNITTVENPEGVADLLRHTLDSTRPSGFRTTEPPTEEDGVVTAWFEFETAVGRGWGLMRLKDEGAWTFLTSLQELKGHEEPRGTRRPMGAEHGASKDRLTWLEKKQREAESLGSAEQPYVLVIGGGQGGIALGSRLRQLGVPSLVIDKHPRPGDQWRSRYKSLCLHDPVWYDHLPYLKFPDNWPVFAPKDKIADWLESYTKVMEVPYWGSTLATHADYHEDAGEWVVQVEREGKPLTLRPKQLVLATGMSGKPNIPVLPGQDVFRGDQHHSSAHPGPDAYAGKRCVVVGSNNSAFDICGALWEHDADVTMVQRSSTHIVKSETLMDIGLGDLYSERAVAAGVTTEKADMIFASLPYRILHEFQIPLYDQMRERDKDFYDRMEKAGFWLDWGDDGSGLFLKYLRRGSGYYIDVGAAELVADGEVKLVHGQVDHLTEDSVVLEDGTELPADLVVYATGYGSMNGWAADLISQEVADKVGKVWGLGSDTTKDPGPWEGEQRNMWKPTQQEALWFHGGNLHQSRHYSLYLALQLKARFEGLETPVYNLAEVHHTS, from the coding sequence ATGACCCAGACCCTGCCCACGACGACGGAGGCGACCGACCCGCAGTCCCGGGTGGACGCCTGGTTCGCCGCCTTCGAGGAGGCCCTGACCGCCGGTGACGTGGAGCGCGCGAGCGAGATGTTCGCGCCCACCTCGTTCTGGCGCGACCTGGTCTCCTTCACCTGGAACATCACCACGGTGGAGAACCCCGAGGGCGTCGCCGACCTGCTGCGCCACACCCTCGACTCCACCCGCCCCTCGGGCTTCCGCACCACAGAGCCGCCGACCGAGGAGGACGGCGTGGTCACCGCGTGGTTCGAGTTCGAGACGGCGGTCGGCCGCGGGTGGGGCCTGATGCGGCTCAAGGACGAGGGGGCGTGGACCTTCCTCACCTCCCTGCAGGAGCTCAAGGGCCACGAGGAGCCGCGCGGCACCCGCCGGCCGATGGGCGCCGAGCACGGTGCCTCGAAGGACCGCCTGACCTGGCTGGAGAAGAAGCAGCGCGAGGCCGAGAGCCTCGGGAGCGCCGAGCAGCCCTACGTGCTCGTCATCGGCGGCGGCCAGGGCGGCATCGCGCTCGGCTCGCGGCTGCGCCAGCTCGGCGTGCCCTCGCTCGTCATCGACAAGCACCCGCGGCCGGGCGACCAGTGGCGCAGCCGCTACAAGTCGCTCTGCCTGCACGACCCGGTCTGGTACGACCACCTGCCCTACCTCAAGTTCCCCGACAACTGGCCGGTCTTCGCCCCCAAGGACAAGATCGCCGACTGGCTCGAGTCCTACACGAAGGTCATGGAGGTGCCCTACTGGGGCAGCACGCTGGCCACGCACGCGGACTACCACGAGGACGCCGGCGAGTGGGTGGTCCAGGTCGAGCGCGAGGGCAAGCCGCTGACGCTGCGCCCCAAGCAGCTCGTGCTCGCCACGGGGATGTCCGGCAAGCCCAACATCCCGGTGCTGCCCGGCCAGGACGTCTTCCGCGGCGACCAGCACCACTCCTCGGCCCACCCCGGCCCGGACGCCTACGCCGGCAAGCGCTGCGTGGTCGTCGGCAGCAACAACTCGGCCTTCGACATCTGCGGCGCGCTCTGGGAGCACGACGCCGACGTGACGATGGTGCAGCGCAGCTCGACGCACATCGTCAAGAGCGAGACGCTCATGGACATCGGCCTGGGCGACCTCTACTCCGAGCGGGCGGTCGCGGCGGGCGTCACCACGGAGAAGGCGGACATGATCTTCGCCTCGCTGCCCTACCGGATCCTCCACGAGTTCCAGATCCCGCTCTACGACCAGATGCGCGAGCGCGACAAGGACTTCTACGACCGTATGGAGAAGGCCGGCTTCTGGCTCGACTGGGGCGACGACGGGTCGGGCCTGTTCCTCAAGTACCTGCGCCGCGGGTCGGGCTACTACATCGACGTGGGCGCCGCCGAGCTCGTGGCGGACGGGGAGGTCAAGCTCGTCCACGGGCAGGTCGACCACCTCACCGAGGACTCGGTCGTGCTCGAGGACGGCACCGAGCTCCCGGCCGACCTGGTCGTCTACGCCACCGGCTACGGCTCGATGAACGGCTGGGCGGCCGACCTCATCAGCCAGGAGGTCGCCGACAAGGTCGGCAAGGTCTGGGGCCTGGGCTCGGACACCACCAAGGACCCCGGTCCGTGGGAGGGCGAGCAGCGCAACATGTGGAAGCCCACCCAGCAGGAGGCGCTGTGGTTCCACGGCGGCAACCTGCACCAGTCGCGCCACTACTCGCTCTATCTCGCGCTGCAGCTCAAGGCCCGCTTCGAGGGGCTGGAGACGCCCGTCTACAACCTCGCGGAGGTGCACCACACGAGCTGA
- a CDS encoding ATP-grasp domain-containing protein has product MVTAAFVAPFLLEATRRFVLAAARVPGVRLAVITATPWDQLDPELKEAVAGHWQVTDGLDPQQVADAVRGLRSQVGEVERLVGILEQLQVPLAQVRDALGIPGMDEQSARNVRDKAQMKTVLRAAGLPCARHQLVHRTEEALAFLDLVGLPVVAKPPDGAGARATFRLDTRADVDAWLELAQRDAGEAWLLEEFLTGREHTFDAVTINGDTLFSSIADYVPPPLEVLRNPWMQWQVILPHSIDGPEYREIHRIGPAALSALGVRTGISHMEWFARPDGSVAVSEVGARPPGAQLAGMIGLAHDVDFFDLYARLMTLEQFDRPERTYACGTAYLRGMGRGRVRAVHGLDEVGPRLGDMVVDSRIPPPGTPASGTYEGEGFITVRHRDTDVVREALDLIVSRVRVELVEAE; this is encoded by the coding sequence ATGGTCACCGCCGCCTTCGTCGCGCCGTTCCTCCTGGAAGCCACCCGCCGGTTCGTCCTGGCCGCGGCGCGCGTGCCGGGGGTCCGCCTCGCCGTCATCACCGCGACGCCCTGGGACCAGCTCGACCCGGAGCTCAAGGAGGCGGTCGCCGGTCACTGGCAGGTCACCGACGGCCTCGACCCGCAGCAGGTCGCCGACGCCGTCCGTGGGCTCCGCTCGCAGGTCGGCGAGGTCGAGCGCCTCGTCGGCATCCTCGAGCAGCTGCAGGTGCCGCTCGCGCAGGTCCGGGACGCGCTCGGCATACCCGGCATGGACGAGCAGAGCGCCCGCAACGTGCGCGACAAGGCGCAGATGAAGACCGTGCTCCGCGCCGCCGGGCTGCCGTGCGCACGCCACCAGCTGGTCCACCGCACCGAGGAGGCGCTCGCCTTCCTCGACCTCGTCGGGCTGCCCGTCGTGGCGAAGCCGCCGGACGGTGCCGGGGCCAGGGCGACCTTCCGCCTCGACACCCGCGCCGACGTCGACGCCTGGCTCGAGCTGGCCCAGCGCGACGCGGGGGAGGCGTGGCTGCTGGAGGAGTTCCTCACCGGCCGCGAGCACACCTTCGACGCGGTGACGATCAACGGCGACACGCTCTTCTCCTCGATCGCCGACTACGTCCCGCCGCCCTTGGAGGTGCTGCGCAACCCGTGGATGCAGTGGCAGGTGATCCTGCCGCACTCGATCGACGGGCCGGAGTACCGCGAGATCCACCGCATCGGCCCCGCAGCCCTCTCCGCGCTGGGCGTGCGCACCGGCATCTCGCACATGGAGTGGTTCGCCCGTCCCGACGGCTCCGTCGCCGTCTCCGAGGTCGGCGCCCGCCCGCCCGGCGCCCAGCTCGCCGGCATGATCGGCCTGGCCCACGACGTCGACTTCTTCGACCTCTACGCCCGGCTCATGACCCTCGAGCAGTTCGACCGGCCCGAGCGCACCTACGCGTGCGGCACGGCATACCTCCGGGGTATGGGGCGGGGCCGGGTCCGCGCGGTCCACGGGCTCGACGAGGTGGGCCCTCGGCTCGGGGACATGGTCGTCGACTCCCGCATCCCGCCGCCGGGCACGCCGGCGTCCGGGACCTACGAGGGGGAGGGCTTCATCACCGTCCGCCACCGCGACACCGACGTGGTCCGCGAGGCCCTCGACCTCATCGTCTCGCGCGTCCGCGTCGAGCTGGTCGAGGCGGAGTAG
- a CDS encoding ATP-grasp domain-containing protein: MTNVLMISPGFPLEIGFFTRALARTGATVIGIGDQPVDAMPATARDHLAHYEHVPLADTRRVLEALTGLARNVRIDQVECLWEPYVVLAATIREHLGLPGMTVEQATRFRDKEVMKKVLDEAGIRTPRHAGAETVAEVWEAAEVVGYPLIVKPVDGAGSADTYRVDTPTRLAEVQPMLAHVRRVSVEEFVEGEEFTHDTVCGGGDILFENVSWYQPRPLEQRSHEWVSPMTIALRDKTDPDLADGIEMGRQVIRALGHTSGFTHMEWYRMADGEVVFGEIGARPPGARTVDVMNYATDADLFVTWALAVTTGTAPPLGHRYNAASIFKRAQGSGRISRIEGLDRLLREEGDKVCVVDLLPVGAPRRDWRATLLSDGMVIARDPDLDELMRVLRRFATELQLFAE, translated from the coding sequence ATGACCAACGTCCTGATGATCTCGCCCGGCTTCCCGCTGGAGATCGGCTTCTTCACCCGCGCGCTCGCCCGCACCGGCGCGACCGTGATCGGCATCGGCGACCAGCCGGTCGACGCGATGCCCGCCACGGCCCGCGACCACCTGGCGCACTACGAGCACGTGCCGCTGGCCGACACCCGCCGCGTGCTCGAGGCGCTCACCGGCCTGGCCCGCAACGTGCGGATCGACCAGGTCGAGTGCCTCTGGGAGCCCTACGTCGTGCTCGCCGCGACCATCCGCGAGCACCTCGGGCTGCCCGGCATGACCGTCGAGCAGGCCACCCGCTTCCGCGACAAGGAGGTGATGAAGAAGGTGCTCGACGAGGCCGGCATCCGCACCCCGCGGCACGCCGGTGCCGAGACCGTCGCCGAGGTCTGGGAGGCGGCGGAGGTCGTCGGCTACCCGCTCATCGTCAAGCCCGTCGACGGCGCCGGCTCGGCCGACACCTACCGCGTCGACACCCCCACGCGACTGGCCGAGGTGCAGCCGATGCTCGCCCACGTGCGGCGTGTCAGCGTCGAGGAGTTCGTCGAGGGGGAGGAGTTCACGCACGACACCGTCTGCGGCGGCGGCGACATCCTCTTCGAGAACGTCAGCTGGTACCAGCCGCGGCCCCTCGAGCAGCGCAGCCACGAGTGGGTCAGCCCCATGACGATCGCGCTGCGCGACAAGACCGACCCCGACCTGGCCGACGGCATCGAGATGGGTCGGCAGGTCATCCGGGCGCTCGGCCACACCTCCGGCTTCACCCACATGGAGTGGTACCGCATGGCCGACGGCGAGGTCGTCTTCGGCGAGATCGGCGCCCGCCCGCCGGGGGCCCGCACCGTCGACGTCATGAACTACGCCACCGACGCCGACCTCTTCGTCACGTGGGCGCTCGCGGTGACGACCGGCACCGCGCCGCCCCTGGGGCACCGCTACAACGCGGCCAGCATCTTCAAGCGCGCGCAGGGCTCGGGCCGCATCTCGCGCATCGAGGGCCTCGACCGGCTGCTGCGCGAGGAGGGCGACAAGGTCTGCGTCGTCGACCTGCTGCCGGTCGGCGCGCCCCGCCGCGACTGGCGCGCGACCCTGCTCTCCGACGGCATGGTCATCGCCCGCGACCCCGACCTGGACGAGCTGATGCGCGTGCTGAGGAGGTTCGCGACCGAGCTGCAGCTCTTCGCGGAGTGA
- a CDS encoding WhiB family transcriptional regulator, with protein sequence MSDPRVPVAALWEWQFRGLCRTTSPDTFFHPEGERGPSRARREARAKAICEQCPVVVECGEHALATQEPYGVWGGMTEEERQAIYREREAARPA encoded by the coding sequence CCGTGGCCGCGCTGTGGGAGTGGCAGTTCAGGGGCCTGTGCCGCACGACCAGTCCCGACACCTTCTTCCATCCCGAGGGCGAGCGCGGCCCCTCGCGCGCGCGTCGGGAAGCCCGCGCCAAGGCCATCTGCGAGCAGTGCCCGGTCGTCGTCGAGTGCGGCGAGCACGCCCTGGCCACGCAGGAGCCCTACGGCGTCTGGGGCGGGATGACCGAGGAGGAGCGCCAGGCGATCTACCGCGAGCGGGAGGCCGCCCGCCCCGCCTGA